The Acidimicrobiia bacterium region GGTTCCAAAACATTGGCAAAGCCCAAGCTGGGATCCGTCACGAACATTTAACACTCACAATGCTTGTTAAACACCCCCAGGTTGAAGCTGTAGTGTGCGGCTGGCAACCACCCGGCGGGGTTGAAGATGTTGACGCTATCGTACTAAACCGCAACGGGTCACTAACCACAGTCGAAACAAAATCGGGACAAGGGCCCATACAATGGCGTAACAACCAGCTTATGGTCGGCAAAAAACCGGTTTATGGTACCCCAACCCAACAAGCGTCACGTACCACCAAAAAACTTTCACAATGGTTAAACCTCCCCGTAGTTCCAGTGGTGTGTTACCCAAGAGCCACAGGAATCATACGAGACCCCAACACAGGGGTATGGGTCATAGGAAAAGACCAGTTCCAAAACTTTGTAGGTTCTGTCGCAGCGACCGTACATCCCGAAGCGCAACAAACCCTAACAAAACTGTTAAACCAGACCCCTACACAAACCCCCCACAAACTTTCTCGTTAAACACTGCCCGTGTTTAACACAACACTAGTTAAAGGGTTGTGTTATCTGCCCTCATAACACCAATGCGTTGTAACGTCACCCCAACCCAAACTAAATTTAACAGCTTGGCTAATCCGTTTAGGTAGCACCACAAACAACATAAGGTCACCCGATCGTGGTGGTTGAAACTGTTTTCGTGTGGGTGGGGTTTGTTGTTTCAACGAGTTGTAGGACCTTTGTTGTGTTGTTGAATCTTTGGGCCTTGCCCCGAACAGTAGGGGCACAACAACAGGTAAAGGAGGACTCGTGGCAACACAACGTGGCGCTGTGGGCCACC contains the following coding sequences:
- a CDS encoding nuclease-related domain-containing protein gives rise to the protein MLLNKFFRFFDFSLWSINQLLVGLIVAVPLSYVLMYWWPAVLFLAYLPSLVWLVMSWKVQHQPHRYYVPSFKKLLRQSKHRIYGVPGMYAHQIVRQNTRTLTRVALGLSCSAIAALAGMRWREFQLTPTWMIVFGVATLIGMVAAVTYPAPWFQNIGKAQAGIRHEHLTLTMLVKHPQVEAVVCGWQPPGGVEDVDAIVLNRNGSLTTVETKSGQGPIQWRNNQLMVGKKPVYGTPTQQASRTTKKLSQWLNLPVVPVVCYPRATGIIRDPNTGVWVIGKDQFQNFVGSVAATVHPEAQQTLTKLLNQTPTQTPHKLSR